A window of Sodalis praecaptivus genomic DNA:
ATCAATTGAGACGCCTGCGCCGTGATCATTGCGCGCATATCGACCGCACGGACAAAACAACGTACCCTCCTTACAACGGGGTGGGTTTCAGTGAGCGTCTGTGCAGAGTGAACAAGCAGGGATTCGCCTTGTTGCGGTGGCGTCAATGTCAGCCGAAAACCCGATAGGTAGCACGCCAAATCGTCTTATAATCTGTCGCCACTCTTCGTCTGTCATTCGTTGCCCTGGCGCGGGCGGCGAGGCGTTAAAGCGGGGGAGCCGTGCGGGGCCGTTGAAGTGGCTACCTTTGGTCTGCGGCGGTCGAAACGCTGCTCTGAAGCGGACCGGGGCCTGTGTCACGCCGTTGCAACCGCGCTGAGCACGGACTGGGGGCCGAACCCCGGCGGCGGGAGTAGGGATCGCCGCCATGGTTGGCCAGTATTGTGAAGGTTAGTCGGTCAATCCAAGTCGGCGAGAGCAGTTGAGCAGCTCCGTGACTTTATGGACATTCAATTTTCGCATGATATTCAAGCGGTGGGTCTCCACGGTCTTCACGCTGATGCATAACTGCTCAGCGATTAGCCGGTTGGTGTTGCCATCGGCGATGAGTTTAAGGATTTGTCGTTCCCGAGGCGTCAGCAATTCTTGATTGTCGGCCTCCATGCTCAGGGCGGTATGGATTATATCCCGGTTCAGCGCCGGGTCCACATAGCATTTGTTGACCGCTACGGTTTGTAGCGCCGCCAGCAATACCTGCTGGCGGCTATTTTTCAAAACATAACCTAGCGCGCCGGCGGCCAGCGTACGTATCGCCATATACTCTTCAGTGTGGGCGGTATAGGCCAGAATGGACATCTGCGGCCAGCGGGAGCGCAATTGGGGGATCAAATCCAGGCCGTTAATGCCCGGCAGGCCGAGATCGAGCACCAGAATATCCGGTTCATGGATTCGGCATTGGTTATACACCGCCAGGCCGTCATCGATATGCGCCACGATTTTAAAGCGCGGATAGGGTTCGAGCAGGTTAATGATGCCGTTGATAATCAATTCATGATCATCCACGAGCAGGATTTTATAATTATTCATATTCCGTGACCTCTTGAGTAATAGCATCCCGTGCGGATGCATTTTCGGCGCTTAGATATTTGTCCAGGGCATGACGTAATTCGGCTATCTGTTCCCCGGACAGCGGGAGGCCATGCTTGACCAGATTTTCCATATCGACGACGTCGCACAGCAGTTCTCCCAACCCCGCCTGTCCCAGTCCCCCTTTCAGGGTATGTAACAGCGCGCTGATTTTTTCCACATCGTTAACGTTCAGTTCGATATCATTGAGCAGCGAATGCAGTGATTCGTGTACTTTTTGGCGCAGCAGATCGCTGCCTGCCGACAGAAAGGACGTGGTTAATCGGCTGTCTTGTTCTTGCAGCGGAATATCCCGCTGGAGTTGATATTCTGCGGCGTAGCTAATGCCGTCAGCCAACTGCGCCAGCGTGACCGGTTTGGTCAGATAATGCCGCATACCCGCCTCTTTGCAGCGCGCGATATCCTCCGGGGCGGTATTGGCGGAGAGCGCGGTGATCATACAGTCGCGGTCACGGTTCTCCGGATCCTCGCGCCAGAGGCGGGCGCATGCGGTGCCGTCCATATCGGGCATGCGGACATCCATCAACACCAGATCGAACGGCTGTTGTCGTCCGAGCGCCAGCGCGCTGGCGCCGTCGGCGGCGAGGGTGACATCTTGCCCAAGAGAGTGCAGCATCATGCCGATAATCTCCCGATTGATCACCGCGTCATCCACCAGCAGAATACGCAGCCGCCAGGGCTGTACCGGAATATTGCCGGTGGTTTCCGGCAAGTCGCCCGCGAAAGCGCGAATAACGCGGTCATACAGTTTGCCCGGCAGGAAACGCAGTTCGGCGGCGGAGAAGGGCCCGTCCTCGAGCGACGGCTCACAACTTATGCCCCAGGCGGCCAACTGCCGATGAAGCGCCAACGGTGCGGCCAGCTGCCCTCCCAGCGGGTGGGGTTCACGGTAGTCGTTGAGCGGCATAATAAACGACATGCAGGTTCCCAACCCTGGTGTACTGCTTAACGTGAGCGAACCGCCCATCATCTTCGCCAGATTGGCGGCGATGGCGAGCCCCAGGCCGGTGCCCTGCATAGTGCCTTCGCTCTGGAAAAACGGGGTAAACACATCCGCCTGATCTTCCGGCGCGATCCCCTGGCCGCTGTCGTTGACGGCAAAGATCACTTGCTGATCGTGTCTTTTTACGCTTAAAAAGATGCCGCCGGATTGAGTGAATTTGAGGGCGTTACCGAGCAGATTGACCAGAATTTGCCGCAGACGCATTCCGTCTATATCCAGATACAGCGGTACCTGTTTGCCGACGAAGGTACGTAACGTCAGACCTTTGCTTTGACCCGGCCCCTGTATGGTATGCATCGCTTGATCAAGGATCGGCAGCAAAGGGGTCTCTTCGATATGCAGCGACAGCTGGCCGGATTCGATGCGGGAAAAATCCAGTAAGTTATTAATGATGGATAATAAGGAGAATACGCACTGGCGGGCGGTATCCGCCAGTTGGAACTGCTTATCGGTCAAGGTTGTCATTTGCAGCAGTTCCAGCGCCCCAAGCGAGCCGCTAAGGGGCGTGCGCAATTCGTGGCTGATGGTGGTGAGATGACTGCTCTTACGTTTGTTCGCCCGTTCCGCCTGCTGTTTCGCCTCGTTTAGCGCGCGGGTCCGTTCGGCAACCACATTCTCTAAGTTGTCGTACTGCGTGCGCAGGGTATCCAACAGCAGATTATAAGCATGGGCGATACTGCCCAACTCATCATGGCGATTTTCCGGCAGGCGGGCCGAAAGCGAGTGGGGCCCGGTTTTGCCGATAATCGCGACAAAGTCCCAGAGCGGACGGGCGAGATAGCGATGCAACAACCAGAATAACGTTACGGCCAGCATTAGCAGCGTGACCACCGCAAAGGGCAGTTGTGCCGCAATGACGTCCAGGGTGCGTTTCATACCGCCGCTTTGGGGAAACAAGATCACCTGCTGCCAGCCAGGCCCTTTCAGCTGCGTGCGCAATAGCATATAGCCGGGAACCGGTTGCCAGCCGTCCTTCAGCGTGAGTCGTTGCAGCATCGGCTGGAGGCGGGCGGCGGTCTGCGCCGATACACGCGAAAACGGTAGGATGCGGTTGCTGCCGTCCAGCCAGAGATTAATGTCCGACCCCAGTACCGGGTGGCCGTAAGAGAGTAAATCGTTCAGCTTTACCGTCAGACCGGTGAGTACCTCATTCGGCGCGGCGGCGGCGACGGCCACGCTCCAGCCGGTGCCGGGAAGAAACTCAGGTCTGCCCCAGAACAGGTTATCGTGAGCGGGTTGATTGGGGAAAGCGTTAAGTTCGACCTGCTGGCGGATAAAATAGTCCGGCGTATGGTCGCGCGGCGGTAGCAGCGACACGCCATAGCGACGATCTAAAATAAAGCTATCCAGGTAATAGGTCTGCCCGGCGGTGCCGAAAACCTGGATGAACGTGCGGTCGCGCTCTCTTTTGCCCGGCGGAATGCAGTTATCGGGATTGAAGGGGAAATAGCGGCTTTCGCTTTTTTCACCGGGCAATATCATAAGCGGCGTTGCGTGATAAAGCTTATAGCGGTGCGCGAGCGCTTGGGCATCCCGTTCCGCGCCTTCAAAACGATGGTTGGTCAATTCCATACGCAATGCGGAAAAATGGGCGAGATTCTCTAATATACGGTGTCTACTCAAATTTAACGAAACATAGGTCGCGGCAAATACGGATATGAGCCAGATAATTATCAGACTTATTGATATGAATATAGTTAGCTTTATTACTAAGGACTGTTGTCTTTTCATTA
This region includes:
- a CDS encoding two component system response regulator; its protein translation is MNNYKILLVDDHELIINGIINLLEPYPRFKIVAHIDDGLAVYNQCRIHEPDILVLDLGLPGINGLDLIPQLRSRWPQMSILAYTAHTEEYMAIRTLAAGALGYVLKNSRQQVLLAALQTVAVNKCYVDPALNRDIIHTALSMEADNQELLTPRERQILKLIADGNTNRLIAEQLCISVKTVETHRLNIMRKLNVHKVTELLNCSRRLGLTD
- a CDS encoding hybrid sensor histidine kinase/response regulator, which codes for MTIMKRQQSLVIKLTIFISISLIIIWLISVFAATYVSLNLSRHRILENLAHFSALRMELTNHRFEGAERDAQALAHRYKLYHATPLMILPGEKSESRYFPFNPDNCIPPGKRERDRTFIQVFGTAGQTYYLDSFILDRRYGVSLLPPRDHTPDYFIRQQVELNAFPNQPAHDNLFWGRPEFLPGTGWSVAVAAAAPNEVLTGLTVKLNDLLSYGHPVLGSDINLWLDGSNRILPFSRVSAQTAARLQPMLQRLTLKDGWQPVPGYMLLRTQLKGPGWQQVILFPQSGGMKRTLDVIAAQLPFAVVTLLMLAVTLFWLLHRYLARPLWDFVAIIGKTGPHSLSARLPENRHDELGSIAHAYNLLLDTLRTQYDNLENVVAERTRALNEAKQQAERANKRKSSHLTTISHELRTPLSGSLGALELLQMTTLTDKQFQLADTARQCVFSLLSIINNLLDFSRIESGQLSLHIEETPLLPILDQAMHTIQGPGQSKGLTLRTFVGKQVPLYLDIDGMRLRQILVNLLGNALKFTQSGGIFLSVKRHDQQVIFAVNDSGQGIAPEDQADVFTPFFQSEGTMQGTGLGLAIAANLAKMMGGSLTLSSTPGLGTCMSFIMPLNDYREPHPLGGQLAAPLALHRQLAAWGISCEPSLEDGPFSAAELRFLPGKLYDRVIRAFAGDLPETTGNIPVQPWRLRILLVDDAVINREIIGMMLHSLGQDVTLAADGASALALGRQQPFDLVLMDVRMPDMDGTACARLWREDPENRDRDCMITALSANTAPEDIARCKEAGMRHYLTKPVTLAQLADGISYAAEYQLQRDIPLQEQDSRLTTSFLSAGSDLLRQKVHESLHSLLNDIELNVNDVEKISALLHTLKGGLGQAGLGELLCDVVDMENLVKHGLPLSGEQIAELRHALDKYLSAENASARDAITQEVTEYE